From a region of the Haloferax volcanii DS2 genome:
- a CDS encoding DUF1177 family protein, with the protein MFDKIQQAYDILSRPDADGELVRDALETYGLETEVTTISTDEGATDFVKTVVPGRDPDAPTLGVVGRLGGVAARPAELGPVSDADGAIVALAVALHLGEMRERGDVLAGDVRIATHVCPDAPVVGVATTSVSPVPGCGTGANYLTDLLDATGFVVETAKDFTRGRASFYDEAEYDRLTSLYGSMGRLQTLGEGV; encoded by the coding sequence ATGTTCGACAAGATTCAGCAAGCCTACGACATCCTCAGCCGTCCCGACGCGGACGGCGAACTGGTACGCGACGCACTCGAAACGTACGGTCTCGAAACCGAGGTGACGACTATCTCGACCGACGAGGGAGCGACCGACTTCGTCAAGACGGTCGTCCCCGGCCGCGACCCGGACGCGCCGACGCTCGGCGTCGTCGGTCGCCTCGGCGGGGTCGCCGCGCGGCCGGCCGAACTCGGCCCGGTCTCCGACGCCGACGGGGCTATCGTCGCCCTCGCGGTCGCGCTCCACCTCGGCGAGATGCGCGAGCGCGGAGACGTGCTCGCCGGCGACGTTCGCATCGCCACGCACGTCTGTCCCGACGCGCCCGTCGTGGGCGTGGCGACGACGAGCGTCTCGCCCGTCCCCGGCTGCGGGACCGGCGCAAACTACCTCACCGACCTGCTCGACGCGACCGGGTTCGTCGTCGAGACGGCCAAGGACTTCACCCGCGGCCGCGCGTCGTTCTACGACGAGGCCGAGTACGACCGCCTCACGTCGCTGTACGGTTCGATGGGTCGCCTCCAGACGTTGGGCGAGGGCGTCTGA
- a CDS encoding aminopeptidase: MADYREVATRLLTENMNAAPGETLLVVTDTDTNHIGRALFEAGVDLGLDSGLFEIPPMERNGMEPPESVARAMESADVVVCPTSASLTHTRAREAATEAGARVATMPGITDQMFSAGAITADYEEVERLTAALTEKLTAADEARIEAGGASATMSLSGRDGIPSDGIIADPGDSGNLPSGESYVAPVEGTATGTLVFDGGLAGVGVLDDPLTVELDAGHITSVEGAAADEFLDATSGDDCARRVCELGLGTNPAASIIGTVLEDEKVYGTCHVAFGDNLGFGGTIDCDSHLDGVILEPTVSLDGDVVVADGEVRV, encoded by the coding sequence ATGGCCGACTATCGCGAGGTGGCGACGCGGCTCCTCACCGAGAACATGAACGCCGCTCCCGGTGAGACGCTCCTCGTCGTGACCGATACCGACACGAACCACATCGGCCGGGCGCTGTTCGAGGCGGGGGTCGACCTCGGCTTGGACTCCGGGCTGTTCGAGATTCCGCCGATGGAGCGAAACGGGATGGAACCGCCGGAATCGGTCGCCCGCGCCATGGAATCGGCCGATGTCGTGGTCTGTCCGACCAGCGCGTCGCTGACCCACACGCGAGCGCGAGAGGCCGCGACCGAGGCCGGCGCTCGCGTCGCCACGATGCCCGGCATCACGGACCAGATGTTCAGCGCGGGCGCGATTACGGCCGACTACGAGGAGGTCGAACGCCTGACGGCGGCGCTCACGGAGAAGCTCACCGCGGCCGACGAGGCCCGTATTGAGGCCGGCGGCGCGTCGGCGACGATGTCGCTTTCGGGCCGCGACGGCATCCCGAGCGACGGCATCATCGCCGACCCCGGCGACTCCGGTAACCTCCCGTCCGGCGAGAGCTACGTCGCGCCGGTCGAGGGGACGGCCACCGGCACGCTCGTCTTCGACGGCGGCCTCGCGGGCGTCGGCGTCCTCGACGACCCACTGACGGTCGAACTCGACGCGGGGCACATCACGTCCGTCGAGGGCGCGGCCGCCGACGAGTTCCTCGACGCGACGAGCGGCGACGACTGCGCCCGACGGGTGTGCGAACTCGGCCTCGGGACGAACCCCGCGGCGAGCATCATCGGGACCGTCCTCGAAGACGAGAAGGTGTACGGCACCTGCCACGTCGCCTTCGGGGACAACCTCGGCTTCGGCGGGACCATCGACTGCGACTCGCATCTCGACGGCGTCATCCTCGAACCGACGGTCTCGCTCGACGGCGACGTCGTCGTCGCCGACGGCGAGGTGCGCGTGTGA
- a CDS encoding nitroreductase family protein yields the protein MSDRTPSPSVGDRAGTDRSEQADHPDRTDRPALAAAAAEVPDLAPWLARRATVRQFDADTEIPDDEVRAMVDAGRKAPTSGTTQMYRFVWIRDPDRRERIHELCSRGTVQVEEASQFLLVCIDVRRIRLLLKHRDREFRMTPAMGLLEGSIDASLAAMGVMLAAESRGYGVCPIGNILNNLTEVAATADLPSGVLPIFGLCLGVPRHGEATENAPRVPLDTVLHEGGYRDPTEAQLDARYDAMNEMYGDSVYGDDRREWQETLERYWGPNGFMNRREGELLAALRQQGFFAARGIDEPADADSDSDSPDPDPDAERNGGGTD from the coding sequence GTGAGCGACCGCACGCCTTCGCCCTCGGTCGGTGACCGCGCGGGCACAGACCGCTCGGAGCAAGCAGACCACCCGGACCGCACGGACCGCCCCGCACTCGCCGCGGCCGCCGCCGAGGTTCCGGACCTCGCCCCGTGGTTGGCGCGCCGCGCCACGGTCCGCCAGTTCGACGCCGACACCGAGATTCCCGACGACGAGGTTCGCGCGATGGTCGACGCCGGACGGAAGGCCCCGACCAGCGGGACGACCCAGATGTACCGTTTCGTCTGGATACGCGACCCCGACCGCCGCGAGCGGATTCACGAACTGTGTAGCCGCGGCACCGTGCAGGTCGAGGAGGCGAGCCAGTTCCTCCTCGTCTGCATCGACGTCCGCCGGATTCGACTGCTGTTGAAGCACCGCGACCGCGAGTTCCGCATGACGCCCGCGATGGGGCTGTTGGAGGGGTCGATTGACGCCTCGCTGGCCGCGATGGGCGTCATGCTGGCCGCCGAGAGCCGCGGCTACGGCGTCTGCCCTATCGGTAACATCCTGAACAACCTCACCGAGGTCGCCGCGACGGCCGACCTTCCGTCGGGCGTCCTGCCGATTTTCGGGCTCTGTCTCGGCGTCCCGCGTCACGGCGAGGCGACCGAGAACGCCCCGCGGGTCCCGCTCGACACGGTGCTCCACGAAGGCGGCTACCGCGACCCCACCGAGGCGCAACTCGACGCCCGCTACGACGCGATGAACGAGATGTACGGCGACAGCGTCTACGGCGACGACCGCCGCGAGTGGCAGGAGACGCTCGAACGCTACTGGGGGCCGAACGGCTTCATGAATCGCCGCGAGGGCGAACTGCTCGCCGCGCTCCGCCAGCAGGGCTTCTTCGCGGCCCGCGGCATCGACGAGCCGGCGGACGCGGACTCGGACTCGGACTCGCCAGACCCGGACCCGGACGCCGAGCGGAACGGCGGGGGTACCGACTGA
- a CDS encoding AroM family protein, whose translation MSTLGLVTIGQAPRTDVTPDIAAALPPEVDIVEVGALDRFDSAAEVEAAVGPREGQPVYVSRLADGTPVTVDRESVVELLGARFRDLESEVTAIGVLCTGHFPSFDVSVPVFEPSDLLSAWVSAILNGGTLGVIMPKEEQEAMTFEKWADYDLVTAAGSPYADDDEVLAAAADIGTDADLIVMDCMGYTPEMKATVRELTGTGVLLGRSVLAKTAEEVL comes from the coding sequence ATGTCGACGCTCGGACTCGTGACCATCGGGCAGGCCCCCCGGACCGACGTGACGCCCGACATCGCGGCGGCGCTCCCGCCCGAGGTGGACATCGTCGAGGTCGGCGCGCTCGACCGGTTCGACTCGGCGGCCGAGGTCGAGGCCGCGGTCGGCCCGCGCGAGGGACAGCCGGTGTACGTCTCGCGACTCGCCGACGGGACGCCCGTCACCGTCGACCGCGAGTCGGTCGTCGAACTCCTCGGAGCGCGCTTCCGCGACCTCGAATCCGAGGTGACGGCCATCGGCGTCCTCTGTACGGGTCACTTCCCGTCGTTCGACGTCAGCGTCCCCGTCTTCGAGCCGAGCGACCTGCTTTCGGCGTGGGTCTCGGCCATCCTCAACGGGGGGACCCTCGGCGTCATCATGCCCAAGGAGGAACAGGAGGCCATGACGTTCGAGAAGTGGGCCGACTACGACCTCGTCACCGCCGCGGGCTCGCCGTACGCCGACGACGACGAGGTGTTGGCCGCGGCGGCCGACATCGGCACCGACGCCGACCTCATCGTGATGGACTGCATGGGCTACACGCCCGAGATGAAAGCGACCGTTCGCGAGCTAACGGGTACGGGCGTCCTGCTCGGGCGGTCGGTGCTGGCGAAGACCGCCGAGGAGGTGCTCTGA
- a CDS encoding aspartate/glutamate racemase family protein — MVELGVLRVLTLDDPEEVARHGRLVERHYPHVSTLSRCIPDHPDGIPNAAAEVDALPYIEALGREMATEVDALCISCALDPGVEALGEALDIPVVGAGASVAAVASARGERVGTLGLENGAESAIRDLLGDRLAAEEVVKDAATTNYLTTDEGRAAIRAAVDRFVDAGCDVVAPSCTGISSSGTIPDARADAPIPIVDPVVAMGAVATTAVAPPRPPRQ; from the coding sequence ATGGTCGAACTCGGCGTCCTCCGCGTGCTCACGCTGGACGACCCGGAGGAGGTCGCCCGCCACGGGCGACTCGTCGAGCGGCACTACCCGCACGTCTCGACGCTGTCGCGGTGTATCCCCGACCACCCAGACGGGATTCCGAACGCGGCCGCCGAGGTCGACGCGCTCCCGTACATCGAGGCGCTCGGTCGCGAGATGGCGACCGAAGTCGATGCGCTCTGTATCAGTTGCGCGCTCGACCCCGGCGTGGAGGCGCTCGGCGAAGCGCTCGACATCCCGGTCGTCGGCGCGGGCGCGAGCGTGGCGGCCGTCGCGTCCGCCCGCGGCGAGCGCGTCGGGACGCTCGGCCTCGAAAACGGGGCCGAGTCGGCCATTCGTGACCTGCTCGGCGACCGACTCGCGGCCGAGGAAGTCGTCAAGGACGCGGCGACGACGAACTACCTCACGACCGACGAGGGCCGGGCGGCGATTCGCGCGGCGGTCGACCGCTTCGTCGACGCCGGCTGCGACGTCGTCGCGCCGAGCTGTACCGGCATCTCCTCGTCGGGCACGATTCCCGACGCGCGGGCCGACGCTCCGATACCTATCGTCGACCCTGTCGTGGCGATGGGCGCGGTGGCGACGACCGCCGTCGCGCCGCCGCGTCCACCACGGCAGTAG
- a CDS encoding oligopeptide/dipeptide ABC transporter ATP-binding protein — MSTKTSIPFLDTESAARKERLRQLKRGFRTFAGNKLSLVGLAMILTLVAAALLAPYIAPFPEHAGAGVYFDQASEPPSATHLMGTDTTGRDIFSRVLFGARLSLSKLVRDALSTGAKADHRKRAIEMLGEVEISAPERVFESYPVELSGGMRQRVFIAIALLSEPDLLIADEPGTALDVTTEAKVLDLLDELVEERDTSVLYITHDLGVAREVSDRINVMYAGEIVEQAPTADLFANPQHPYTRGLLEIIPTLSTGIGDGIEGHLPDYTDPPAGCRFADRCPHAEPVCHEAYPYPRQTGSDHAIACHLFDGLPARERHESLAAERVDIGTAPWLAAGGDAPSGDAPGDISADGGTDQ, encoded by the coding sequence GTGTCCACGAAGACCTCCATCCCGTTTCTCGACACCGAGAGCGCCGCCCGAAAAGAGCGGCTTCGACAGCTCAAACGCGGCTTTCGGACCTTCGCGGGCAACAAGCTCTCGCTCGTCGGCCTGGCGATGATTCTGACGCTCGTCGCCGCGGCGCTCCTCGCGCCGTACATCGCGCCGTTCCCCGAACACGCCGGCGCGGGCGTCTACTTCGACCAGGCGAGCGAGCCGCCGAGCGCGACGCATCTGATGGGCACCGACACGACCGGTCGCGATATCTTCAGCCGCGTCCTGTTCGGCGCGCGCCTGTCGCTGTCGAAACTCGTCCGCGACGCGCTGTCCACCGGCGCGAAAGCCGACCACCGGAAGCGGGCCATCGAGATGCTCGGCGAGGTCGAAATCTCGGCCCCCGAGCGCGTCTTCGAGAGCTACCCGGTCGAACTCTCCGGCGGGATGCGCCAGCGCGTCTTCATCGCCATCGCGCTCCTGTCGGAGCCGGACCTGCTCATCGCCGACGAACCGGGCACCGCCCTCGACGTGACGACCGAGGCGAAGGTGCTCGACCTCCTCGACGAACTCGTCGAGGAGCGCGACACGAGCGTCCTCTACATCACCCACGACCTCGGCGTCGCCCGCGAGGTCAGCGACCGCATCAACGTGATGTACGCGGGCGAAATCGTCGAGCAAGCGCCGACCGCCGACCTGTTCGCGAACCCGCAGCACCCCTACACCCGCGGGCTGTTGGAGATCATCCCGACGCTCTCGACCGGCATCGGAGACGGCATCGAAGGGCACCTGCCCGACTACACGGACCCGCCGGCCGGCTGTCGGTTCGCTGACCGCTGTCCCCACGCGGAACCGGTCTGCCACGAGGCGTACCCGTACCCGCGACAGACCGGCTCCGACCACGCGATCGCGTGCCACCTGTTCGACGGGCTCCCGGCCCGCGAGCGTCACGAGTCGCTCGCCGCAGAACGGGTCGATATCGGCACTGCGCCGTGGTTGGCCGCTGGTGGCGACGCCCCGAGCGGCGACGCGCCCGGCGATATCTCCGCCGACGGAGGGACGGACCAATGA
- the katG gene encoding catalase/peroxidase HPI, whose translation MSGSDHNWWPNQLDLEILDQNAQQTDPMGEEFDYAEEFQQLDYEQVKADLEELMTDSQDWWPADYGHYGPLFIRMAWHSAGTYRAHDGRGGASGGHQRLPPISSWPDNVNLDKARRLLWPVKKKYGNQLSWGDLIVLAGNVALESMGFETFGFAGGRADDYVGDKAPSWGPEDEWEMTSPDRFDEDGNLKEPLGNTVMGLIYVNPEGPNGEPDLEGSAKNIRETFSGMAMNDKETVALIAGGHTFGKVHGADSGDNLEAEPEAAPIEEQGLGWKNNHGSGKGPDTITSGIEGPWTSAPTQWDMGYVANLLDYEWEAHKGPGGAWQWRPADESPADKIPDAAPDAHLPDQFVDPMMLTTDIALKKDPDFRAVLEEFREDPEEFQESFAKAWYKLLHRDMGPPSRLYGPEVPDEAMLWQDPIPDADYDLIDDEDVAELKAELLDSGLSVSQLVKTAWASASTYRDSDKRGGANGARIRLEPQRSWEVNEPDQLADVLGTLEEIQESFNGARSDDTRVSLADLIVLGGAAAIEEAAADAGYDVEVPFEPGRTDASQEQTDVESFEMLKPDADGFRNYIADDVDERPEDLLVDKADLLDLSAHEMTVLVGGMRALGANYQDSDLGVLTDEPETLTNDFFENLLDMDYEWEPVSDDQYLYEVRDRETGEVEWEATRFDLVFGSNSRLRAIAEVYGGDDGEAEFVEDFVATWHKIMSHDRFDLE comes from the coding sequence ATGAGTGGCTCTGACCATAACTGGTGGCCAAACCAGTTAGACCTCGAAATCCTCGACCAGAACGCACAACAGACCGACCCGATGGGCGAGGAGTTCGACTACGCCGAGGAGTTCCAGCAGCTCGACTACGAGCAGGTGAAAGCCGACCTCGAAGAGCTGATGACCGACTCGCAGGACTGGTGGCCGGCGGACTACGGCCACTACGGTCCCCTCTTTATCCGGATGGCGTGGCACAGCGCCGGGACGTACCGCGCCCACGACGGCCGCGGCGGCGCGTCCGGCGGACACCAGCGTCTCCCGCCGATTAGCAGTTGGCCGGACAACGTGAACCTCGACAAGGCGCGCCGACTCCTCTGGCCCGTCAAGAAGAAGTACGGGAATCAGCTCTCGTGGGGCGACCTCATCGTCCTCGCCGGCAACGTGGCCCTCGAATCGATGGGCTTCGAGACGTTCGGCTTCGCGGGCGGTCGCGCCGACGACTACGTCGGCGACAAGGCCCCCAGCTGGGGTCCCGAAGACGAGTGGGAGATGACCTCCCCCGACCGCTTCGACGAGGACGGTAATCTCAAAGAGCCGCTCGGCAACACCGTCATGGGCCTCATCTACGTCAATCCCGAAGGTCCCAACGGCGAACCCGACCTCGAAGGCTCCGCGAAGAACATCCGCGAGACGTTCAGCGGCATGGCGATGAACGACAAGGAGACCGTCGCGCTCATCGCCGGCGGCCACACCTTCGGGAAGGTTCACGGCGCGGACTCCGGCGATAACCTCGAAGCAGAGCCCGAGGCGGCTCCCATCGAGGAACAGGGCCTCGGCTGGAAGAACAACCACGGCTCCGGAAAGGGCCCCGACACCATCACCAGCGGCATCGAGGGCCCGTGGACCAGCGCGCCGACCCAGTGGGACATGGGCTACGTCGCCAACCTGCTCGACTACGAGTGGGAGGCGCACAAGGGCCCCGGCGGCGCGTGGCAGTGGCGGCCGGCCGACGAGTCGCCGGCGGACAAGATTCCGGACGCGGCTCCGGACGCGCACCTCCCCGACCAGTTCGTCGACCCGATGATGCTCACCACCGACATCGCGCTGAAGAAGGACCCCGACTTCCGCGCGGTGCTCGAGGAGTTCCGAGAGGACCCCGAGGAGTTCCAAGAGTCGTTCGCCAAGGCGTGGTACAAACTCCTCCACCGCGACATGGGCCCGCCGTCCCGGCTCTACGGTCCCGAGGTCCCGGACGAAGCGATGCTGTGGCAGGACCCCATCCCGGACGCCGACTACGACCTCATCGACGACGAGGACGTCGCGGAGCTCAAAGCCGAGCTTCTCGATTCAGGGCTCTCTGTCTCCCAGCTCGTCAAGACGGCGTGGGCCTCGGCGTCCACCTACCGTGACAGCGACAAGCGCGGTGGCGCGAACGGCGCGCGCATCCGCCTCGAACCCCAGCGTAGCTGGGAAGTCAACGAGCCCGACCAGCTCGCTGACGTGCTCGGCACCCTCGAAGAGATTCAGGAGTCGTTCAACGGCGCGCGGTCCGACGACACCCGCGTCTCGCTCGCGGACCTCATCGTGCTGGGCGGCGCTGCGGCCATCGAGGAGGCGGCGGCCGACGCCGGCTACGACGTCGAAGTGCCGTTCGAGCCCGGACGGACCGACGCGTCGCAGGAACAGACCGACGTCGAGTCCTTCGAGATGCTCAAGCCCGACGCCGACGGCTTCCGCAACTACATCGCGGACGACGTCGACGAGCGCCCCGAGGACCTGCTCGTCGACAAGGCGGACCTGCTCGACCTCTCGGCGCACGAGATGACCGTCCTCGTCGGCGGCATGCGAGCGCTGGGCGCGAACTACCAGGACTCCGACCTCGGCGTCCTCACCGACGAGCCCGAGACGCTCACGAACGACTTCTTCGAGAACCTGCTCGACATGGACTACGAGTGGGAGCCGGTCTCGGACGACCAGTACCTGTACGAAGTCCGCGACCGCGAGACGGGCGAGGTCGAGTGGGAGGCCACCCGCTTCGACCTCGTCTTCGGCTCGAACTCCCGGCTTCGCGCCATCGCGGAAGTGTACGGCGGCGACGACGGCGAAGCAGAGTTCGTCGAGGACTTCGTCGCGACGTGGCACAAGATTATGAGCCACGACCGCTTCGACCTCGAATAA
- a CDS encoding ABC transporter ATP-binding protein, whose protein sequence is MNDSAYTTDPTAGVQRDRDLDDPMVTVENLKKHFPLFEGILQKKAGEVRAVDGVSFSIAEGETFGLVGESGSGKTTTGRSMLRLTEPTSGRVEIDGQNVVDLSDGELKRFRRNMQIVHQDPSSSLNPRHRVKSIIEAPLKIHDYGDSEARLERVEELLDMVDLPREFMYRYPGQLSGGQKQRVGIARAVALNPKFVVLDEPTSALDVSVQARIINILEEIQEEFGITYLFITHDLSLLKNVADRIGVMYLGRLVEVGDVDSVFGSPQHPYSRALLSAISTISEEDELAKPDRITLDGEVPDPREKPSGCAFRSRCAHEFDACAVEEPELYERGANQVARCFLHDDRFEEGAEWE, encoded by the coding sequence ATGAACGACTCAGCGTACACGACCGACCCGACCGCAGGGGTACAGCGCGACCGCGACCTCGACGACCCGATGGTCACGGTCGAGAACCTCAAGAAACACTTCCCGCTGTTCGAGGGCATCCTCCAGAAGAAGGCGGGCGAGGTCCGCGCCGTCGACGGCGTGAGCTTCTCCATCGCGGAGGGCGAGACGTTCGGCCTCGTCGGCGAGTCCGGCTCCGGCAAGACGACCACCGGCCGGTCGATGCTCCGCCTGACGGAGCCGACGAGCGGGCGGGTCGAAATCGACGGCCAGAACGTCGTCGACCTCTCCGACGGCGAGCTCAAGCGGTTCCGTCGGAACATGCAAATCGTCCACCAAGACCCGTCGTCGAGCCTCAACCCTCGCCACCGCGTCAAGTCGATTATCGAGGCCCCCCTGAAGATTCACGACTACGGCGACTCCGAGGCCCGACTCGAACGGGTCGAGGAACTGCTGGACATGGTGGACCTCCCGCGGGAGTTCATGTACCGCTACCCCGGACAGCTCTCGGGCGGCCAGAAACAGCGCGTCGGCATCGCCCGCGCCGTGGCGCTCAACCCGAAGTTCGTCGTCCTCGACGAGCCGACGAGCGCCCTCGACGTGAGCGTGCAGGCCCGAATCATCAACATCCTCGAGGAGATACAGGAGGAGTTCGGCATCACCTACCTGTTCATCACCCACGACCTCTCGCTCCTGAAGAACGTCGCCGACCGCATCGGCGTCATGTACCTCGGTCGGCTCGTCGAGGTCGGCGACGTGGACTCGGTGTTCGGGTCGCCGCAACACCCCTACAGCCGGGCGCTCCTCTCCGCCATCTCGACCATCAGCGAGGAGGACGAACTGGCGAAGCCCGACCGAATCACGCTCGACGGCGAGGTGCCGGACCCGCGGGAGAAGCCGAGCGGCTGTGCCTTCCGCTCGCGCTGCGCCCACGAGTTCGACGCCTGCGCGGTCGAGGAGCCCGAACTGTACGAGCGCGGGGCGAACCAGGTCGCGCGGTGTTTCCTCCACGACGACCGGTTCGAGGAGGGCGCGGAGTGGGAATGA
- a CDS encoding S-methyl thiohydantoin desulfurase domain-containing protein, with amino-acid sequence MTTDDTQTDGAQPAPTDGERAITTDWVEDIAVGGAVLGGGGGGSLSKGIEFGELAVEYDRPTIVSVADLDPTDVVLTVSGVGAPAATESHVDPADYVRAVELLVDRLAADGTTVGALMTNEMGGFATVNGLLQSAVTGLPLVDAACNGRAHPTGPMGSIGLSQDAESVQAAVGGVPGTASRLETVVEAELGTAASLVRHAAEDAGGLVAVARNPVSASYAEAHAALDTYDQAEAVGRAVRLADDGRDAAERVAEVLDGEVSLVAPVESFALETTGGFDVGEVEIEGRELTFWNEYMTLELDGERLATFPDLITTLDAETGMPVSTAELAEGRSVAVVVAPAANLSLGAGMADPALFDPVEQAVGKAVKSHVFN; translated from the coding sequence ATGACGACAGACGACACGCAGACGGACGGCGCGCAGCCCGCGCCGACGGACGGCGAGCGGGCGATAACGACCGACTGGGTCGAAGATATCGCGGTCGGCGGCGCGGTCCTCGGCGGCGGGGGCGGCGGCTCGCTTTCGAAAGGTATCGAGTTCGGTGAACTCGCCGTCGAGTACGACCGGCCGACTATCGTCTCGGTCGCGGACCTCGACCCGACGGACGTGGTGTTGACCGTCAGCGGCGTGGGCGCGCCCGCCGCGACCGAGAGCCACGTCGACCCCGCGGACTACGTGCGCGCGGTCGAACTGTTGGTGGACAGACTCGCGGCCGACGGGACGACCGTCGGCGCGCTGATGACGAACGAGATGGGCGGGTTCGCCACCGTCAACGGCCTGCTCCAGTCGGCCGTCACGGGCCTCCCGCTCGTCGACGCCGCCTGCAACGGGCGGGCGCACCCGACCGGGCCGATGGGCTCTATCGGGCTGTCGCAGGACGCCGAGTCGGTGCAGGCGGCGGTCGGCGGCGTGCCGGGCACCGCCAGCCGACTGGAGACGGTCGTCGAAGCGGAACTCGGCACGGCGGCGTCGCTCGTGCGACACGCGGCCGAAGACGCCGGCGGCCTCGTCGCCGTCGCCCGCAACCCGGTCTCGGCAAGCTACGCCGAGGCGCACGCGGCGCTCGACACGTACGACCAGGCCGAGGCGGTCGGTCGCGCGGTCAGACTCGCCGACGACGGGCGCGACGCCGCCGAACGCGTCGCTGAGGTCCTCGATGGCGAGGTGTCGCTCGTCGCTCCCGTCGAGTCGTTCGCGCTCGAAACGACCGGCGGCTTCGACGTGGGCGAGGTCGAAATCGAGGGGCGCGAACTCACCTTCTGGAACGAGTACATGACGCTCGAACTCGACGGCGAGCGTCTCGCGACGTTCCCGGACCTCATCACGACGCTCGACGCCGAGACGGGGATGCCCGTCTCGACGGCGGAACTCGCGGAGGGGCGGTCCGTGGCGGTCGTCGTCGCGCCCGCGGCGAACCTCTCTCTGGGCGCGGGGATGGCCGACCCCGCGCTCTTCGACCCGGTGGAACAGGCGGTCGGAAAAGCGGTCAAATCACACGTATTCAACTAA